A genomic window from Arthrobacter globiformis includes:
- a CDS encoding PQQ-dependent sugar dehydrogenase, with translation MTRSHPGKPATAAAGMPLAVTALALSALTMSLSGCTGDGGQPVPGSGTPGTSTSGTGTSETSAPAASGTAAPSAPRAPEVRSRIEGLQIPWSTVFLPDGAAVISERDSALLKSVTDGKVSTIGAVPGVVPGGEGGLLGLALSPGFASDRYLYAYFTSADDNRIARMRLEGADGTLRLGEPEVIFSGMSKASTHNGGRIRFGPDGFLYVGTGDSQRREQPQDRNALGGKILRLTKDGAPAPGNPFPNNPVYSLGHRNVQGLAWDGQGRLWASEFGPDVNDELNLIQPGGNYGWPEVTGAPHRDGFIDAKVVWPSTADSSPSGLEIVGSTAYLGALRGQRIWAVPLNGENAGTPVGYFTQEFGRIRNVSLAPNGDLWALSNNQNPDFALILRVPR, from the coding sequence ATGACACGCAGCCACCCCGGAAAGCCCGCAACGGCGGCCGCCGGCATGCCCCTGGCAGTGACCGCCCTGGCATTGTCCGCCCTCACGATGTCGCTGTCCGGGTGCACGGGCGACGGCGGTCAGCCCGTCCCGGGCAGCGGCACGCCGGGGACAAGCACCTCGGGCACCGGCACTTCAGAAACAAGTGCGCCCGCTGCTTCCGGTACGGCCGCACCATCGGCGCCACGGGCGCCGGAAGTGCGGAGCAGGATCGAGGGACTGCAGATTCCCTGGTCGACGGTGTTCCTGCCGGACGGCGCAGCAGTTATTTCCGAACGCGATTCCGCCCTGCTCAAGTCTGTGACGGACGGCAAGGTCAGCACCATCGGGGCCGTTCCCGGAGTCGTTCCCGGCGGTGAGGGCGGGCTGCTGGGCCTGGCTTTGTCGCCCGGCTTTGCCTCGGACCGCTATCTCTACGCCTACTTCACTTCGGCCGACGACAACCGGATTGCCCGCATGCGTTTGGAGGGCGCCGACGGGACTCTTCGGCTGGGCGAGCCGGAGGTGATCTTCTCCGGCATGTCCAAGGCCTCCACCCACAACGGCGGCAGGATCCGTTTCGGCCCGGACGGGTTCCTCTACGTCGGCACCGGCGACTCGCAGCGCCGGGAGCAGCCGCAGGACCGGAACGCCCTGGGCGGCAAGATCCTGCGGCTCACCAAGGACGGCGCCCCCGCGCCCGGCAATCCTTTCCCGAACAACCCCGTCTACAGCCTCGGACACCGGAACGTGCAGGGCCTGGCGTGGGACGGCCAGGGCAGGCTCTGGGCCAGCGAATTCGGACCCGACGTCAATGACGAACTCAACCTGATCCAGCCCGGCGGAAATTACGGGTGGCCCGAAGTCACCGGGGCACCCCACCGGGACGGCTTCATCGACGCCAAGGTTGTCTGGCCGTCAACGGCGGACTCCTCCCCCAGCGGACTCGAAATTGTTGGCAGCACGGCCTACCTCGGTGCCTTGAGGGGCCAGCGCATCTGGGCAGTCCCGCTCAACGGCGAAAATGCCGGCACTCCTGTGGGCTACTTCACACAGGAGTTCGGGCGAATTAGGAACGTTTCGCTGGCCCCGAACGGGGATTTGTGGGCCCTCAGCAACAACCAAAACCCTGATTTCGCGCTGATTTTGAGGGTTCCACGCTAG
- a CDS encoding polysaccharide deacetylase family protein: MSPDPRLISRRHLLSAGAIAGLGATFSGSRSDAAALVVPGARQFTVNQPLVDAFVRRRGGPIGTSGKVAVAFRCDHHLNKFIQNLLPFHRKYQIPVTVAAMSQMFSIEAGVNGSTSMSFPALQRMALENGFEVANHGATHRDAPTSQDLRNEIVHSKAKLSMSLPKLPIELFVPPGVGGTGYQGFNGGLAPSSFQRYLAGRLILQEHALSTGYTPGYWSMSGDPLDSMGNVHVGLDAAVFARRGPLFVQAAGQLGRGVSFMYHPSSLDTAGLQAIEQFMAWCAAERDAGRLEILTVTGLMMSSFSGSIRHNLLSGTSSFKSGWNGWNGSAARWILQKEPAAWYARRGAQSAALFKDVLIGDHAGSVRQLRIPFRSPQGTRVRIEVFDVHFPGHLRVTREISLPASADFRLVHQYLALPLTGTSIVRVQITPLSGGELHVQEPQLLAA; encoded by the coding sequence GTGAGTCCGGACCCTCGGCTCATCAGCCGCCGTCACTTACTTTCGGCAGGGGCAATCGCCGGGCTGGGTGCCACCTTCTCAGGTTCGCGCTCCGATGCAGCAGCCCTGGTTGTCCCTGGCGCGCGGCAGTTCACCGTCAACCAGCCGCTAGTGGATGCATTCGTACGGCGGAGGGGTGGTCCGATTGGAACGTCCGGGAAGGTAGCTGTCGCCTTCAGATGTGACCATCATCTAAACAAGTTCATCCAGAACCTCCTGCCGTTTCATCGGAAGTACCAAATCCCCGTCACCGTCGCCGCAATGTCGCAAATGTTCAGCATCGAAGCAGGTGTGAACGGAAGCACCAGCATGTCTTTTCCGGCCCTTCAGCGGATGGCGCTAGAAAACGGTTTTGAAGTTGCCAATCATGGAGCCACGCATCGCGACGCACCCACGAGCCAGGATCTGCGGAACGAGATTGTTCACTCCAAGGCCAAGCTCAGCATGTCCTTGCCAAAACTGCCGATCGAGCTGTTCGTCCCGCCCGGCGTTGGCGGCACTGGCTACCAAGGCTTCAATGGCGGCCTGGCGCCCTCGTCGTTTCAGCGGTATTTAGCAGGCAGACTGATCTTGCAGGAACACGCGCTGTCGACGGGTTATACGCCAGGATACTGGTCGATGTCCGGCGATCCGCTTGACAGCATGGGAAACGTTCACGTCGGGTTGGATGCGGCGGTCTTCGCGCGGCGTGGTCCTTTATTTGTTCAGGCTGCCGGACAGCTAGGCCGTGGTGTCAGCTTCATGTATCACCCCAGTTCGCTCGACACGGCGGGCCTCCAAGCCATTGAGCAGTTCATGGCTTGGTGTGCAGCAGAGCGGGATGCGGGCCGCTTGGAGATTCTTACTGTGACTGGGCTCATGATGTCCAGCTTCTCGGGTTCGATTCGACATAACCTCTTATCTGGCACGTCAAGCTTCAAGAGCGGCTGGAACGGGTGGAACGGCTCGGCAGCCCGCTGGATCCTCCAAAAAGAACCAGCTGCGTGGTACGCCCGGCGCGGGGCCCAATCGGCTGCGTTATTCAAGGACGTGCTTATCGGAGACCACGCCGGTTCTGTACGGCAGCTTCGTATACCCTTCCGGTCTCCACAAGGCACCCGAGTCAGAATAGAAGTATTCGATGTTCATTTCCCTGGACATCTCCGTGTGACCAGGGAAATTTCATTGCCAGCGTCAGCCGATTTTCGGCTGGTGCACCAGTATCTTGCGCTGCCTCTCACCGGAACCAGTATCGTCCGGGTCCAGATCACGCCCCTTAGCGGGGGAGAACTGCATGTGCAGGAGCCGCAACTCCTCGCCGCTTAG